The Bacilli bacterium nucleotide sequence CAATGCCCAATTTGTCCAACAATTCGCCGACGATCAGGGCTGCCTGGGGCAGACGGCGCTCTTCCTCGCGCGACGGGTCGATGTCGATGATCCATTCCAACGGCAAATCATTGCCAATGCCATGCAATGACGGGTGAAATTCGATGCATGCGAGGTTGCCGAGCCAGATCAGCGCGGCGGCGGAGTCAAGATTAACATAGCGGATTTTGTCCAGTTGGACGGTATGAATAAAGCCGGGAAAAGGTTCAGGGCAATTTTTTTGGTAAAACGCTTGCCCGCCAATTCCATCCGGAAAGCGGATCGTCGTTAGGTAGCGGCCTTTTGTATAGGGCAAAAGATAGGGAGATAATTCGGCCAAATGCCGCACATAATCGAGTTTCGTAATGCCTTCCTCGGGCCAAAGCATTTTATCCGGATTCGTAATGGTAATTTCATGGCCTTCGATACGGACCGAAACCGCGGAGGCGGAAATCGCGGACATGGGCGTTCCCTCGCTTTTGCGTAAATTTACAAATCGATCGATCGCAATTTCGGATGCCTTAGCCCGCCGGAATCCGTGCGTTCAAGTGCGCTAACCGTACAAGCGAGCGGCTGTTCAAACCAAACAACGCGCTCCCGCCGCAGTTCCGCCGGCAATGGCCGAAACGGAGGGGCTTGCGCCAATGTTCGCCCGCCGGTATCGAAGGCGATTCCCCGGGCGATTTTGCTTTTGATCGCTTCCGTTACTCCGCCGGATACCTTCCCCAGATACGCGCCGTTTTCCGCCAGCACCAAACTGGCGATGCCGCCTTCGCGCAGCAATGCTCCAACGGCCGCGCAAGCTACGGTAAGGCTGATTTTCTTCTTGAACCAATCGGCGTGCCGCTTGCCTGATCGATATGGGGAAGACAGCTTTTTGCTGACGACGCCTTCCCACCCCCGCTCGCTTACCCAATCCCATAACGCCGCGCCATTGGCGAAGAAATCGACGACCAGCACATTGCCCGTTTGTTGCGGCAAACTTTTTTTCAGCAGGCGGTGGCGCTCTTCGCAAGGCAGCGGGCGAATGTCCCGACCGTTCAAAACAAGCAGGTCAAAAACGGCATAGGTAACGCCAGGCGGCTTCGCACCCGCATTGCGCGCAACGCCGGACATGCGCTCCCGCTGCAAAATTTTGGCGAAATCCGGCTTTTGCTTCTCCGGATCGAAAATGACCGCCTCGCCGTCCAGCACGCCGGAAAAACCAAGCGACGCCAATGCCGCGGCAAGCTCCGGGTAAACCGCGTTTTTAGGCAACATATTGCGGGAAAAAAGCCGCACTTCCTGACGCCGAACGCCTGCCAACAGGCGCACCCCGTCCCATTTCAACTGGTATGCCCAATCGGGGCCTAAGGGAAGCTCGTCATGCAAAATCGGCGTCATTGGCTCAAAGGGGAAAATGGTCCATGGCGCATGCTCAAGTGTCGCCGTACGCGGATGATCTTCCATAAGCTAAAGGCTCGCCTTTTTGCGGCCGCGCCTGCCGCCTGCGGCGACGGGCTCTTTTGCCGGGGCGGTTTTAGCGCCTGTCGCAGCGTTCGCCACAGCGCCCGCCGCAGCGTTCGTCGCAGAACTTGCCGCGGGGCGCACGGAATTCGCCGCAGAGCTTGCCGCGGGGTTTGTCTCATCGCCGGGGTCGGTTTTGACCATTTCCAGACTTGCCTGCAGCGCGCTCATCAAATCGATCACGTTCGGACGTTTTGCCTCCGGCGCCACGGTGATTTCTTCGCCGGCCACCTTTTTCGCGATTGCCGCGAGCATTTGTTCCCGCTTGTCGTCTTTGTATTTTTCCGGCTCAAACGCGGTCGTCAATTGGTCGATCAACATCAGCGCCAGCTGCAATTCCTTTTCGTTTAATGTCGGTTGCTGCGGGAGATTCGGGACCTGGCTGACCGGGCGGATTTCATCCGGATAAAGGCACGTTTCCAGAGCGATGCAGTTTTCAATGACGCGTATCGCGGCAAGGCTGCTTTTGGAGCGAATGAAAATTTTCGCGATTCCGATTTTTTGGCTTTGCTGCAACGCCCGCATCAGGAGCGAGTAGGCGTTCGCGCCCGTTTCGCCGGGAGCAAGGTAATACGTTTTTTGAAAATAGATCGGGTCAATGTCCGCCAATCGCACGAAATCAATGATGCGAATCTCTTTATTGGCCTCGCCGGCAAATTGTTCGAGCTCTTCTTTGGCAAATGTCACGAATTTGCCTTTCTCGTATTCGTAGCCTTTGACAATATCGTCGAAGGCCACCTCCTCGTGGCAAACCGGGCAGCTTTTGGCGTATATAATCGGGCTGCCGCATTTTTGGTGAATCTGGCGAAACGAGATGTCTTTGTCCTCGGTGGCCGAGAACATTTTGACCGGGACGTTGACAAGTCCGAAACTGATCGCGCCTTTCCAAACCGTATGCATGCGCCTGCCTCCTTTTCTCATGACCGAATCAATCGCCCATTTAGTGTATGCCTTGCGGTGGGGTTTTATGGCGGGAAGAAGCTGGACGCGGCAAACCGCGCATGCTCTGTCAAGAGTTGGGCAACATAGAGATGTTAAAAAAGAACAGCACAAGGCGGTGAGGCCACATGGCAAACAAGCAGGACGCCACACACGGCGAAAAAGAAGATATTTTCAATGATGTGGACCGCATGGTGAATGAAGGGCTGGGCGGCGGCAATGTAACAATCAACAACGGCTATATCGGCGATTCGACCACCGACACGATGGGGGAGACCGACTCGATGTTGGACCCGAAAGTAAAACAGGGAAAAAAAGCGGGTAGCCCGGTGAATAAGGAACTATGAACATAGAACGAGCCAAAGAAATTTTGCATGCAACCGAGACGATCGATGTGCAGCTCAACGGACAATCCGTCTGGATCGAAAGCGTCAACCCGGATAAGACCGTAAATGTCCGCCTGATGGAAAGCGGCTCGCCGCAAAAAAAGGTGCTTCCGGATGAATTGCAGGAAATGTAAAAAGGCATCGGCACGCAGCCCAGGACAAGGAGCGATTCGCGAGGATCGCTCCTAAGTTTTTTCTCGCAGGAAGTGATTTTCCGTGCAAATTTCGGTGGCGATCTCGGCGGTCCGCTTGCCAGCCGCTTCATACAAGCACTATAATGAAGCAGACGAAGGAGATGAGCCGCATGGACGCTCCGTTTTGTGAAGCGGATTCGTACCGGTACAAAGCTTGCGATGAACAGGCTACGGAAAAGCTGGCCAGGGAAGTCGCGAAACGTTTGCCTCCGGGCGCCGTCATTGCTTTGGATGGCGACCTTGGCGCGGGCAAAACGCGCTTTACGAGTGCTTTGGCGCGAGAAATGGGAATTGAAAAAACGGTGAACAGTCCCACTTTTACGCTTATTAAAGAGTATGAGGACGGACGCTTGCCGCTTTTTCATATGGATGTGTACCGGATCAGCGAAGACGAAGCTTCCGCGCTTGGGCTTGACGATTATTTTTTCGGCGAAGGCGTTACGGTGGTGGAATGGGCAAGCCGGATCAGGGACTTGCTTCCGGATGAGCGCCTGGCCATCTATATAGAAAACGGCGGCGGCAACTTGCGCGTCTTTTATCTTCATCCTCTCGGGGAACAGTATGAAGCAATATGCCAGGAACTTGACGCATTGGGGTTATTCGCATGAACAAAAAGCAACGGCACGATCCGCCGGATTTATGGCTGGCGCTGGATACTTCCACGCCTTCCATGACCATCGCATTGTTTCAAAAGGACAGGCTATTAGCCGAGAGCACTTCGCTTTCGGAACGCAACCATTCGATTCGCCTCGTGCCCGCGATCAGGGAACTACTGGGTTCGCAGGGCATGACGGCGGCGGATTTGCGCGGCATTTGCGCCGGGGTTGGGCCGGGCTCGTATACCGGGGTCAGAATCGGCGTGACGGCGGCAAAAACGATCGCCTGGAC carries:
- the ligD gene encoding non-homologous end-joining DNA ligase codes for the protein MSAISASAVSVRIEGHEITITNPDKMLWPEEGITKLDYVRHLAELSPYLLPYTKGRYLTTIRFPDGIGGQAFYQKNCPEPFPGFIHTVQLDKIRYVNLDSAAALIWLGNLACIEFHPSLHGIGNDLPLEWIIDIDPSREEERRLPQAALIVGELLDKLGIASIPKTSGATGMQIVTPIRRGYTFEELRKLGKLIGEFLAAKHPRLFTVERATKKRGELIYIDYLQHWRGKTLSAPYTPRARPGAPVSTPLEWSEVEAGFHPRDFHLGNIKERLRQKGDLLAKTPPQVLDHILERLER
- a CDS encoding DNA ligase, translated to MEDHPRTATLEHAPWTIFPFEPMTPILHDELPLGPDWAYQLKWDGVRLLAGVRRQEVRLFSRNMLPKNAVYPELAAALASLGFSGVLDGEAVIFDPEKQKPDFAKILQRERMSGVARNAGAKPPGVTYAVFDLLVLNGRDIRPLPCEERHRLLKKSLPQQTGNVLVVDFFANGAALWDWVSERGWEGVVSKKLSSPYRSGKRHADWFKKKISLTVACAAVGALLREGGIASLVLAENGAYLGKVSGGVTEAIKSKIARGIAFDTGGRTLAQAPPFRPLPAELRRERVVWFEQPLACTVSALERTDSGGLRHPKLRSIDL
- a CDS encoding Ku protein codes for the protein MHTVWKGAISFGLVNVPVKMFSATEDKDISFRQIHQKCGSPIIYAKSCPVCHEEVAFDDIVKGYEYEKGKFVTFAKEELEQFAGEANKEIRIIDFVRLADIDPIYFQKTYYLAPGETGANAYSLLMRALQQSQKIGIAKIFIRSKSSLAAIRVIENCIALETCLYPDEIRPVSQVPNLPQQPTLNEKELQLALMLIDQLTTAFEPEKYKDDKREQMLAAIAKKVAGEEITVAPEAKRPNVIDLMSALQASLEMVKTDPGDETNPAASSAANSVRPAASSATNAAAGAVANAATGAKTAPAKEPVAAGGRRGRKKASL
- a CDS encoding small, acid-soluble spore protein, H family encodes the protein MNIERAKEILHATETIDVQLNGQSVWIESVNPDKTVNVRLMESGSPQKKVLPDELQEM
- the tsaE gene encoding tRNA (adenosine(37)-N6)-threonylcarbamoyltransferase complex ATPase subunit type 1 TsaE; amino-acid sequence: MDAPFCEADSYRYKACDEQATEKLAREVAKRLPPGAVIALDGDLGAGKTRFTSALAREMGIEKTVNSPTFTLIKEYEDGRLPLFHMDVYRISEDEASALGLDDYFFGEGVTVVEWASRIRDLLPDERLAIYIENGGGNLRVFYLHPLGEQYEAICQELDALGLFA